One segment of Niveibacterium microcysteis DNA contains the following:
- the mlaD gene encoding outer membrane lipid asymmetry maintenance protein MlaD, giving the protein MALRHIEFVVGVVLLCGAMALVYMSLRSSGVFDRASAPYRLQARFEQIGGLRPQAPVKAAGVVVGRVRGIRYDGAAGIAVVEIDMDARYRFPADTRVSIRNAGLLGEQHLALSPGSASTQLSGGDTISRTQSALVLEDLVGRLLYDKAQASSTGH; this is encoded by the coding sequence ATGGCGCTGCGCCACATCGAATTCGTCGTCGGCGTCGTATTGCTTTGTGGCGCGATGGCGCTCGTCTACATGTCGCTGCGCTCAAGCGGTGTCTTCGATCGAGCGTCGGCGCCCTATCGCCTGCAGGCCCGCTTCGAGCAGATCGGTGGCCTGCGCCCGCAAGCGCCAGTGAAGGCCGCCGGGGTCGTCGTCGGGCGTGTGCGCGGGATTCGATATGACGGTGCAGCGGGCATCGCAGTCGTCGAGATCGACATGGACGCTCGCTACCGTTTCCCGGCCGATACGCGGGTGAGCATCCGCAACGCCGGCCTGCTGGGCGAGCAGCACCTCGCGCTGTCGCCGGGCAGCGCCTCGACGCAGCTCTCCGGCGGCGACACGATTTCACGTACGCAGTCGGCGCTGGTGCTTGAGGATCTCGTCGGGCGGCTCTTGTATGACAAGGCTCAGGCGTCCTCGACCGGGCATTGA
- a CDS encoding DUF4118 domain-containing protein, giving the protein MPVIPTATHPVEVSRPRASGYAAALAIVALVSVGGVLVLPDLALTNLAMPYLLGVVGIAVRYGRGPAVLCAVSSVAAFDLLFVPPRFSLAVHDLEYLVTFAVMLLVGLVAAELTARLRAEAARAAAREQETAALYAAAERFAGCYAAEQAAEIVQDVLRLQGGVRAQLWQCNAGEAAVPRGGDLPAACVPARALSLALEADAPFDWADPPALEHDLRVQPLRVAGRPRGVLVAELSPQARETRARELVAALGALAATALERLHYVEVAQRTDIEMARERLRNTILSALSHDIRTPLTVLVGLSDALAASPLANTPATAQTLASLREQALALGAFANDLIDMARLQSGVALRREWESMQEIVGAAVATLEPQLPSHRLRIDVPAELPLVECDAVLAARLVANLLDNALRYTPAGSEIRISASAPAGEMRLQVADDGPGLPPGDAEALFQPFARGQAEGGPSGSGLGLSICRAVAELHGGHIGVTANTPHGCIFEWVLPRRDMPAIDEEPAA; this is encoded by the coding sequence GTGCCCGTGATCCCAACCGCCACTCATCCCGTCGAAGTCTCGCGCCCGCGCGCCAGCGGCTATGCGGCGGCGCTCGCGATCGTTGCGTTGGTCAGCGTGGGCGGCGTGCTGGTGTTGCCCGACCTGGCACTGACCAACCTCGCCATGCCCTACCTGCTGGGCGTCGTGGGGATCGCCGTGCGCTATGGTCGAGGCCCGGCGGTGCTGTGCGCGGTGAGCAGCGTCGCCGCCTTCGATCTGCTCTTTGTACCGCCGCGCTTCTCGCTCGCGGTGCATGATCTTGAATACCTCGTCACCTTCGCCGTCATGCTGCTGGTTGGGCTTGTGGCCGCTGAGCTGACCGCCCGCTTGCGCGCCGAGGCGGCCCGCGCCGCCGCCCGCGAGCAGGAAACGGCCGCGCTGTACGCCGCGGCCGAGCGCTTTGCCGGCTGCTACGCGGCTGAGCAGGCGGCCGAGATCGTGCAGGACGTCTTGCGGTTGCAAGGTGGCGTGCGCGCGCAGCTTTGGCAGTGCAATGCAGGTGAGGCTGCGGTACCTCGGGGGGGCGATCTGCCGGCGGCTTGCGTGCCGGCGCGCGCCCTGAGCCTGGCGCTGGAGGCCGATGCACCCTTCGACTGGGCTGACCCCCCGGCACTTGAGCATGATCTGCGGGTTCAGCCGCTGCGTGTGGCGGGCCGGCCGCGTGGTGTGCTGGTGGCGGAGTTGTCGCCCCAGGCGCGCGAGACGCGAGCACGCGAACTGGTTGCCGCACTCGGCGCCTTGGCTGCGACCGCGCTTGAGCGCCTGCACTACGTCGAGGTCGCTCAGCGTACCGATATCGAGATGGCGCGCGAGCGCCTGCGCAACACCATCCTGTCCGCGCTCTCTCACGACATCCGCACACCGTTGACAGTGCTGGTCGGCCTCAGCGATGCGCTCGCCGCGTCGCCGCTGGCAAATACGCCCGCCACCGCACAAACCCTTGCGAGCCTGCGCGAACAGGCGCTCGCTCTGGGCGCGTTTGCCAACGATCTGATCGACATGGCGCGTCTGCAGAGCGGCGTGGCGCTGCGGCGCGAGTGGGAGTCGATGCAGGAGATCGTCGGCGCCGCAGTGGCGACGCTGGAGCCGCAACTGCCGAGTCATCGTTTGCGCATCGATGTGCCCGCCGAGCTGCCGCTCGTCGAATGCGATGCAGTGCTCGCCGCGCGCCTGGTTGCCAACCTGCTCGACAATGCCCTGCGCTACACGCCAGCCGGCAGCGAGATCCGCATCAGCGCCAGCGCGCCCGCCGGCGAAATGCGTTTGCAGGTTGCGGACGATGGCCCCGGCCTGCCGCCGGGCGATGCCGAAGCGCTGTTCCAGCCCTTTGCGCGTGGCCAGGCTGAGGGCGGGCCCAGTGGCTCGGGCCTCGGGCTCTCTATTTGCCGCGCGGTGGCCGAGTTGCATGGCGGGCACATCGGCGTGACCGCGAACACACCGCACGGCTGCATCTTTGAATGGGTGCTGCCGCGCCGCGACATGCCGGCGATCGACGAGGAGCCCGCTGCATGA
- a CDS encoding HlyD family efflux transporter periplasmic adaptor subunit, whose translation MSDTLTTTLATPDNSLRRKRLFAALGGVIALSAIGYGLYWHFHASRFISTDNAYTAAEVAQVTPSVGGTVAAVKVVDTQSVKQGDVLVVIDDTDARLALAQAEAELGRAVRRVKGYVANDNGLSAQIQARDADERRAAAQLVAAESDFERAEIDLKRREALAGSGSVSGEELTRAQNAFATAKANLDVARAAAAQARANRAAALGSREANAVLIENADLDSNPEVALARARRDQARVDLERTVVRAPVDGVIARRQVQVGQRIQAGAPLLNVVPVQQMHVDANFKEVQLDRVQVGQAVELHSDRYGSDVVYHGVVEGISGGTGAAFATIPAQNATGNWIKVVQRLPVRVRLKAEELAERPLQVGLSMIATIDTRH comes from the coding sequence ATGTCCGACACACTCACCACGACGCTCGCCACCCCTGACAACAGCTTGCGCCGCAAGCGCCTGTTCGCCGCCCTTGGCGGTGTCATCGCACTCAGCGCGATCGGCTACGGCCTCTACTGGCATTTCCACGCCTCACGCTTCATCAGCACCGACAACGCCTACACCGCGGCCGAAGTGGCGCAGGTCACGCCGTCGGTCGGCGGCACCGTCGCCGCCGTGAAGGTGGTCGACACGCAAAGCGTGAAGCAAGGCGACGTGCTCGTCGTGATCGACGACACCGATGCGCGCCTCGCGCTGGCACAGGCCGAGGCCGAACTCGGCCGTGCCGTGCGCCGCGTGAAGGGCTATGTCGCCAACGACAACGGCCTCTCGGCGCAGATTCAGGCGCGCGATGCCGACGAGCGCCGCGCCGCCGCCCAGCTTGTCGCTGCCGAATCGGATTTCGAACGTGCAGAGATCGATCTCAAGCGCCGTGAAGCGCTCGCAGGTTCGGGTTCCGTCTCCGGTGAAGAGCTGACCCGCGCGCAGAACGCCTTCGCCACAGCCAAGGCCAACCTCGACGTTGCACGCGCCGCAGCCGCACAGGCCCGCGCCAACCGCGCCGCCGCGCTGGGCTCGCGCGAGGCCAATGCCGTGCTGATCGAAAACGCAGACCTCGACAGCAACCCGGAAGTCGCACTAGCCCGAGCACGGCGTGACCAGGCCCGAGTCGACCTCGAACGCACCGTCGTGCGTGCGCCGGTGGATGGCGTGATCGCCCGCCGCCAGGTGCAGGTTGGCCAGCGTATCCAGGCCGGCGCACCGCTGCTCAACGTGGTGCCGGTGCAGCAGATGCATGTGGACGCCAACTTCAAGGAAGTGCAGCTCGATCGCGTGCAGGTTGGCCAAGCGGTTGAACTGCACTCGGACCGCTACGGCAGCGACGTTGTGTATCACGGCGTGGTCGAGGGCATCTCGGGCGGCACCGGTGCCGCGTTTGCGACGATCCCGGCGCAGAACGCAACCGGCAACTGGATCAAGGTGGTGCAACGCCTGCCGGTACGTGTGCGCCTCAAGGCAGAGGAGCTGGCCGAGCGCCCGCTGCAGGTCGGACTCTCGATGATCGCGACGATCGACACCCGTCACTGA
- a CDS encoding TetR/AcrR family transcriptional regulator, translating to MRTKTEERRQRIVDIAADAFREQGFEHTSMAEIASRVGGSKATLYNYFPSKEALFVEVTLQAAHHHMEQAFTLLRPDDDLRGVLQRFSERALAVFGSQSFISIRRTVIAESSRQGVGPLFYENGPGKGTIQIENYLRAAMERGQLRQCDCRIAAQHLRGLIEAETMEPLLFRLVEGFTPAEISAIVSRALDVFFAAYGPREAR from the coding sequence ATGCGGACGAAGACTGAAGAGCGCCGACAGCGAATCGTCGATATCGCCGCCGATGCCTTTCGCGAGCAAGGTTTCGAGCACACCTCGATGGCGGAGATCGCGAGCCGCGTCGGCGGCTCGAAGGCAACGCTCTACAACTACTTCCCGTCGAAGGAGGCGCTCTTTGTGGAGGTGACGCTGCAGGCCGCGCATCATCACATGGAGCAGGCCTTCACCCTGCTGAGACCCGATGACGACCTGCGTGGCGTGTTGCAGCGCTTCAGTGAGCGTGCGCTGGCGGTGTTTGGCTCGCAGTCCTTCATTTCGATACGGCGCACGGTGATCGCCGAGTCGAGCCGGCAGGGCGTCGGGCCGTTGTTTTACGAGAATGGCCCGGGCAAGGGAACGATACAGATAGAGAACTACCTGCGCGCGGCGATGGAGCGCGGCCAGCTTCGCCAGTGCGACTGCCGCATCGCGGCGCAGCACTTGCGCGGCCTGATCGAGGCGGAGACGATGGAGCCGTTGCTGTTCCGGCTGGTGGAAGGTTTTACGCCGGCGGAGATTTCAGCGATTGTGAGTCGCGCCTTGGACGTGTTCTTCGCGGCCTACGGCCCGCGCGAGGCCCGCTGA
- a CDS encoding efflux transporter outer membrane subunit codes for MLGACAQLPALDSPASPKPASAYASAQSFAAPLAQWPQDAWWTHYGDAQLDQLIAEALQGAPSLNAARARLARAESGAQIAGAARLPQVSANASATEQHQSYNYLTPRSMTPEGWHDYGRATLDFSWELDFWGKNRAALAAATSEVEASRADAAQARLALSASITAAYAELARLYAARDTAEAAVQVRTKTAMLFRQRYDNGLETLGSVRQVDARRAAAEGDLLATDEQITLQKNRIAALLGAGPDRGIAIARPSVNLDRSFGLPAELNANLLGRRPDVVAARLRAEAAAKRIDQRTAEFYPDINLAAFVGVQSLGLDLLTKPGSFVGSIGPAISLPIFSGGRLRGQLRGANADYAEAVANYDAAVTQALHDVADAATSQRALGAQLAKADEAVGAAREAWRIANNRYDGGLSNYLDVLTAEDALLASLRSLTDMQSRAFTLDVALVRALGGGYQNN; via the coding sequence ATGCTGGGCGCCTGCGCCCAGCTTCCCGCTCTCGATTCGCCCGCTTCACCGAAGCCGGCCTCGGCCTACGCCAGCGCACAAAGCTTCGCAGCACCGCTCGCCCAGTGGCCGCAGGATGCCTGGTGGACCCACTACGGCGATGCACAGCTTGACCAGTTGATCGCTGAAGCGCTGCAAGGCGCGCCCAGCCTCAACGCAGCCCGCGCCCGCCTCGCCCGCGCCGAGAGTGGCGCCCAGATCGCCGGCGCCGCGCGCCTGCCGCAAGTCAGCGCCAACGCATCCGCTACCGAACAGCACCAGAGCTACAACTACCTGACGCCCCGCTCGATGACGCCCGAGGGTTGGCACGACTACGGCCGTGCGACGCTGGATTTCAGCTGGGAACTCGACTTCTGGGGCAAGAACCGCGCGGCACTCGCCGCCGCCACATCTGAAGTCGAGGCCAGCCGCGCCGACGCCGCACAAGCGCGCCTTGCACTCTCGGCATCAATCACTGCGGCCTACGCCGAACTCGCGCGCCTGTATGCCGCCCGCGACACCGCTGAAGCCGCGGTTCAGGTGCGCACGAAGACCGCCATGCTGTTCCGCCAACGATACGACAACGGCCTCGAAACGCTCGGCAGCGTGCGCCAGGTCGATGCCCGCCGCGCCGCCGCGGAAGGCGATCTGCTTGCCACCGACGAACAGATCACGCTGCAGAAGAACCGCATCGCCGCCCTGCTCGGCGCCGGCCCGGACCGCGGCATCGCCATCGCCCGGCCCAGCGTCAATCTGGACCGCAGTTTTGGCTTGCCGGCTGAACTGAATGCCAACCTGCTCGGCCGTCGGCCGGATGTCGTTGCCGCGCGCCTGCGCGCCGAAGCGGCCGCCAAGCGCATCGACCAGCGCACCGCGGAGTTCTACCCAGACATCAACCTTGCCGCCTTCGTCGGCGTGCAGTCGCTCGGGCTCGACTTGCTGACCAAGCCCGGCTCCTTCGTCGGCAGCATCGGGCCGGCGATCTCGCTGCCGATCTTCTCCGGCGGCCGTTTGCGGGGCCAGCTGCGGGGCGCAAACGCCGACTACGCCGAGGCCGTCGCCAACTACGACGCGGCGGTCACCCAGGCCTTGCATGACGTGGCCGACGCGGCAACCAGCCAGCGCGCGCTCGGTGCCCAGCTCGCCAAGGCGGATGAAGCCGTGGGCGCGGCGCGCGAGGCCTGGCGCATCGCCAACAACCGCTACGACGGCGGGCTCTCGAACTACCTCGATGTGCTGACCGCTGAAGACGCCCTGCTCGCCAGCCTGCGCTCGCTCACCGACATGCAGTCACGCGCTTTCACGCTCGATGTCGCGCTGGTGCGCGCGCTGGGCGGTGGCTACCAGAACAACTAA
- a CDS encoding DHA2 family efflux MFS transporter permease subunit, translating into MSSNTTLHSGDAPLHGGALWAAALVLAAANFIAVLDMTIANVSVNSIAGGLGASTSQGTWVITSYAVAEAITVPLTGWLAARFGAVRVFVSAMMMFGVFSALCGFANSLGFLVAARVLQGLAGGPMMPLSQTLMLRIFPKEKQGAAMGLWAMTTLIAPILGPILGGWICDSFSWPWIFYINVPVALACATMAWRMLKRYEHPLERVPVDKVGLGLLVIWVAALQIMLDEGKQLDWFASSKIWALAIIATIGFAAFMIWELTEQHPIVDLRVFRHRGFTASVLTISLAFGAFFGANVLTPMWLQSYMGYTATWAGMTTAWSGVLAVLVAPVAAALSAKVDPRPLVFGGVIWLGIVTLLRVVANTDMDYWQIALPLLLMGLGMPFFFVPLNALALASVEESETASAAGLLNFLRTVSGAFATSLVTTLWEDGASAKHAELAGLIDPQGASAQALTQQGMPADAVRATLDQITQGQAVMVATNELLLMVGIAFFIAAFAIWLAPRPTRVVDAAAAGH; encoded by the coding sequence ATGTCTTCGAACACCACGCTTCATTCGGGCGACGCGCCGCTGCACGGCGGCGCGCTTTGGGCGGCCGCCCTTGTGCTGGCCGCCGCCAACTTCATCGCCGTGCTCGACATGACGATCGCCAACGTGTCGGTCAACAGCATCGCCGGCGGGCTGGGCGCGTCGACCAGCCAGGGTACCTGGGTGATCACCTCCTACGCGGTGGCCGAGGCCATCACCGTACCGCTGACCGGTTGGCTCGCCGCGCGCTTCGGTGCGGTAAGGGTGTTCGTCAGCGCGATGATGATGTTCGGCGTGTTCTCGGCGCTGTGCGGTTTCGCCAACTCGCTCGGCTTCCTCGTCGCGGCACGGGTGCTGCAAGGCCTCGCGGGCGGCCCGATGATGCCGCTCTCGCAGACACTGATGCTGCGCATTTTCCCGAAGGAAAAGCAGGGGGCAGCAATGGGCTTGTGGGCGATGACGACGCTGATCGCGCCCATCCTCGGCCCGATCCTCGGCGGCTGGATCTGCGACAGCTTCTCCTGGCCCTGGATCTTCTACATCAACGTGCCCGTGGCCCTTGCCTGCGCGACGATGGCGTGGCGGATGCTCAAGCGCTACGAGCATCCGCTCGAACGCGTGCCGGTCGACAAGGTCGGGCTGGGCCTGCTGGTGATCTGGGTCGCCGCGTTGCAGATCATGCTCGACGAAGGCAAGCAGCTCGACTGGTTTGCCTCCAGCAAGATTTGGGCGCTCGCGATCATCGCCACGATCGGCTTTGCTGCGTTCATGATCTGGGAGCTGACCGAACAGCACCCGATCGTTGATCTGCGTGTGTTCCGCCATCGTGGCTTCACCGCCAGCGTGCTGACGATCAGCCTCGCCTTCGGCGCCTTCTTCGGTGCCAACGTGCTGACCCCGATGTGGTTGCAGAGCTACATGGGCTACACCGCCACCTGGGCCGGCATGACCACCGCATGGAGCGGCGTGCTCGCGGTGCTGGTGGCGCCCGTCGCCGCGGCGCTGTCCGCGAAGGTCGATCCGCGCCCGCTGGTGTTCGGCGGCGTGATCTGGCTAGGCATCGTGACGCTGCTGCGGGTGGTGGCGAACACCGACATGGACTACTGGCAGATCGCGCTGCCGCTGTTGCTGATGGGGCTCGGCATGCCCTTCTTCTTCGTGCCGCTGAACGCGCTTGCGCTGGCCAGCGTCGAGGAATCGGAAACCGCCTCGGCCGCAGGCCTGCTGAACTTCCTGCGAACCGTCTCGGGCGCTTTTGCCACCTCGCTCGTCACTACCCTGTGGGAAGACGGCGCTTCTGCAAAGCACGCCGAACTGGCTGGGCTCATCGACCCGCAGGGCGCCAGCGCACAGGCGCTGACGCAGCAAGGCATGCCCGCCGATGCAGTGCGCGCCACGCTCGATCAGATCACGCAGGGGCAGGCCGTAATGGTCGCCACCAATGAACTGCTGTTGATGGTCGGCATAGCCTTCTTCATCGCGGCATTTGCGATCTGGCTGGCCCCGCGCCCCACGCGCGTCGTGGATGCAGCGGCGGCGGGCCACTGA
- a CDS encoding EAL and HDOD domain-containing protein, translated as MTDSSTAFLGRQPILDRDKQLVAFELLFRGGKENRAEVTNDTEATAVVLTRAFSDLGIDAALGSGLGFINCDANLLLSDAIEVLPCDRIVLEILETVDPTPEVLARCRALRDKGFMLALDDYIGAEDRFRELLAMVDFIKVDIQPLDEAALRALTARLLPLGVPLLAEKVDTQAQADLCRDLGFELFQGYFFARPTILAQRKLDHNEMTLLRLLGLVMQDADTEELESVVKPDPSLTVNLLRLVNSAGSGLRSPVHSLRHAITALGRRPLQRWIQLLLFARPGSHSQNDPLMILAATRGRTMEILAGTPDSSLYRLRDEAFLAGIVSLLPALLMTPMDDILKGLPVSATLSAAVRERAGPLGALLHLVETLEGADQDAFLAALAHCPGIAPMAVFAAEASAMTWASQIGKPVSE; from the coding sequence ATGACGGATTCCAGCACAGCCTTTCTCGGCCGCCAGCCGATCCTGGACCGCGACAAGCAGTTGGTCGCGTTCGAGTTGCTGTTCCGCGGCGGCAAGGAAAACCGGGCCGAGGTCACGAACGACACGGAAGCCACTGCCGTCGTTCTGACACGCGCATTTTCCGATCTTGGCATCGATGCCGCACTCGGCAGCGGCCTCGGTTTCATCAACTGCGATGCGAACCTGCTGCTCTCCGACGCGATCGAGGTGCTGCCGTGCGACCGCATCGTGCTGGAGATCCTCGAAACCGTCGATCCGACGCCGGAAGTCCTCGCGCGATGCCGCGCGCTGCGCGACAAGGGCTTCATGCTCGCGCTCGACGACTACATCGGCGCCGAGGACCGCTTCCGCGAGCTGTTGGCGATGGTCGACTTCATCAAGGTCGATATCCAGCCGCTCGACGAAGCCGCCTTGCGTGCACTGACAGCGCGCCTGTTGCCGCTTGGTGTGCCGCTGCTGGCAGAGAAGGTGGACACGCAGGCACAGGCGGATCTTTGCCGCGATCTGGGTTTTGAGTTGTTCCAGGGGTATTTCTTCGCCCGGCCAACGATCCTGGCGCAAAGGAAACTCGACCACAACGAGATGACGCTGCTGCGCCTGCTGGGGCTGGTCATGCAGGATGCGGACACCGAGGAACTGGAAAGCGTCGTGAAGCCGGACCCGAGCCTGACGGTGAACCTGCTTCGCCTGGTCAACTCCGCCGGCTCGGGGCTGCGCAGTCCGGTTCATTCGCTGCGCCACGCCATCACAGCGCTCGGCCGCAGGCCGCTGCAACGCTGGATCCAGCTTCTGCTGTTCGCACGCCCCGGCAGCCACAGCCAGAACGATCCGCTGATGATCCTCGCCGCCACGCGTGGCCGCACGATGGAGATCCTCGCCGGCACGCCGGACAGCAGCCTCTACCGGCTGCGTGACGAGGCCTTCCTTGCGGGCATCGTCTCGCTCTTGCCTGCCCTGTTGATGACGCCGATGGACGACATCCTCAAAGGTCTGCCGGTTTCTGCCACACTGAGCGCCGCAGTGCGAGAGCGCGCCGGACCGCTCGGCGCCTTGTTACACTTGGTGGAGACTTTGGAGGGTGCGGACCAGGATGCATTCCTTGCCGCACTCGCGCACTGCCCGGGCATTGCGCCGATGGCGGTGTTTGCCGCTGAGGCCTCAGCCATGACATGGGCATCACAGATCGGCAAACCCGTATCGGAATGA
- a CDS encoding ABC transporter substrate-binding protein — MTALTPSHRNRLTALMRGALTLLVVGIVSFGTLCAPAASAAPEQDRVTLQLKWRHQFQFAGYYAALYKGYYWDAGLDVEIREANEGEDPIQQVLAGRADFGVGTSELLLLRNAGKPVVVLAVIFQHSPLALAARRESGIRSLHDLAGKRVMIEPNSAELFAYLQREGIASDSMQLVTHNFNVQDLVAGKLDAMSVYATDEPFELGEAGVAYELFEPRSSGIDFYGDNLFTTEAQIRKHPERVRAFREATLKGWAYAMQHPDEIINLILTQYGDRHSVEHLRYEAKVMERLLQPTLVEPGYMHVGRWQHIADTYAELGLMPAGASLDGFLYEDGAIGENDRTRRWLMVALAAMVLIAASSAYVLRLNWRLNASRERQRVIIDTAPLALIVLSDDDKVQDWNQAAERTFGWKLEDARARNLLDLLAPDTDRAAMRTLLDDTRRDATGSHSGETWANTASGRRIRCDWRFAVMPSSDGRQHRVVAMAIDVTAQRELESRLQLMAHADPLTGLANRSLFYDRLERALSLAQRHTGHIALIYIDLDDFKQVNDTQGHEAGDIVLRTVAMRLRRLIRDSDTVARIGGDEFVILLLDVPDRDAALVVAHKAEEAVRMSIEVRPAQFAHIGASIGVSLSPQHGSSAEALLRAADAAMYRVKHAGKHGVAVAHGGEANAVD; from the coding sequence ATGACAGCACTGACACCCTCGCACCGGAATCGACTGACCGCGCTGATGCGCGGCGCATTGACTTTGCTGGTGGTGGGTATCGTCAGCTTTGGCACCCTCTGCGCCCCCGCCGCATCCGCCGCGCCGGAGCAGGACCGCGTGACGCTGCAGCTCAAATGGCGCCACCAGTTCCAGTTCGCTGGCTACTACGCCGCGCTCTACAAGGGCTACTACTGGGACGCCGGCCTCGATGTGGAAATCCGCGAGGCAAACGAAGGCGAAGATCCGATCCAGCAAGTACTCGCCGGGCGCGCCGACTTCGGCGTTGGCACCAGCGAGTTGCTGCTGCTGCGTAATGCAGGCAAGCCGGTGGTCGTGCTGGCGGTGATCTTCCAGCATTCGCCGCTGGCGCTCGCCGCGCGTCGCGAAAGCGGCATCCGCAGCCTGCACGACCTCGCCGGCAAGCGCGTCATGATCGAGCCGAACTCGGCCGAACTCTTTGCCTACCTGCAGCGCGAGGGCATCGCCTCCGATTCGATGCAGTTGGTCACGCACAACTTCAACGTCCAGGATCTGGTGGCGGGCAAGCTCGATGCGATGTCGGTGTACGCGACGGACGAACCCTTCGAGCTGGGCGAAGCCGGTGTCGCCTACGAGCTTTTCGAACCCCGTTCCTCTGGCATCGATTTCTACGGCGACAACCTCTTCACCACCGAGGCGCAGATCCGCAAACACCCGGAACGCGTGCGCGCGTTCCGCGAAGCCACGCTGAAAGGCTGGGCTTACGCGATGCAGCACCCGGACGAGATCATCAACCTGATCCTCACGCAGTATGGCGACCGGCACAGCGTCGAGCACCTGCGCTACGAAGCCAAGGTGATGGAGCGCCTGCTACAGCCGACGCTGGTGGAACCGGGCTACATGCACGTCGGGCGCTGGCAGCACATTGCCGATACCTACGCCGAACTCGGCCTGATGCCGGCCGGCGCCTCGCTCGACGGCTTCCTCTACGAAGATGGCGCAATCGGCGAAAACGACCGCACCCGGCGCTGGCTGATGGTGGCGCTCGCCGCGATGGTGCTGATCGCTGCAAGCAGCGCCTACGTACTACGCCTGAACTGGCGCCTGAACGCCAGCCGCGAGCGGCAGCGCGTGATCATCGACACCGCCCCCTTGGCGCTGATCGTGCTGAGCGACGACGACAAGGTGCAGGACTGGAACCAGGCTGCGGAGCGCACCTTCGGCTGGAAGCTCGAAGACGCCCGCGCTCGCAATCTGCTGGACCTGCTCGCACCCGACACTGACCGCGCCGCGATGCGCACGCTGCTGGACGACACCCGCCGCGACGCCACCGGCAGTCATTCCGGCGAGACCTGGGCGAATACCGCGAGCGGGCGGCGGATCCGCTGCGACTGGCGCTTCGCGGTGATGCCCTCGAGCGATGGTCGCCAGCACCGGGTGGTCGCGATGGCCATCGACGTCACCGCCCAGCGCGAACTCGAAAGCCGGCTGCAACTGATGGCACACGCCGACCCGCTGACAGGCCTCGCCAATCGCTCGCTCTTCTACGACCGGCTCGAGCGCGCACTATCGCTGGCGCAGCGTCACACCGGCCATATCGCGCTGATCTACATTGATCTGGACGACTTCAAGCAGGTCAACGACACGCAAGGGCATGAGGCGGGTGACATCGTTCTGCGGACGGTGGCGATGCGCCTGCGCCGGCTGATCCGCGATTCAGACACCGTGGCACGTATCGGCGGCGATGAATTCGTGATCCTGCTGCTCGATGTGCCAGATCGCGATGCCGCGCTGGTCGTGGCCCATAAAGCGGAAGAAGCGGTGCGGATGTCGATCGAAGTACGCCCGGCACAGTTCGCGCATATCGGCGCCAGCATTGGCGTGAGCCTCAGCCCGCAGCACGGCAGTTCGGCCGAAGCCCTGCTACGCGCAGCGGACGCAGCGATGTACCGCGTCAAACACGCGGGCAAACATGGCGTAGCGGTTGCCCACGGCGGCGAGGCAAACGCGGTCGATTGA
- a CDS encoding response regulator, translating into MSALPDLVMVVEDEPRIRALVADALRAANYAVHEAGTLRQALTDAANRNPALVVLDLGLPDGDGAEFVRRMRDWSAAPVLVLSARHDEAVKVAALDAGADDYLTKPFSMPELLARVRALLRRQLKARVPQASVAFGDVELDLSRQQVTRAGEPVHLTPTEYRLLVAMVAGQGRVLTHRHLLREVWGQAYAESAHYLRIYVGHLRAKLEDDPARPKHFITETGVGYRFVV; encoded by the coding sequence ATGAGTGCGCTGCCGGATCTGGTGATGGTGGTTGAGGACGAGCCGCGCATTCGAGCGCTGGTGGCGGATGCGCTGCGTGCGGCCAACTACGCGGTGCACGAGGCGGGCACCTTGCGCCAGGCGCTGACCGACGCGGCCAACCGCAACCCCGCACTGGTCGTGCTCGATCTTGGCCTGCCCGATGGCGATGGCGCGGAATTCGTGCGCCGGATGCGCGATTGGTCGGCGGCGCCGGTGCTCGTGCTCTCGGCTCGTCACGATGAGGCAGTGAAAGTGGCGGCGCTCGATGCAGGTGCCGACGACTACCTGACCAAACCCTTCTCGATGCCGGAGCTGCTCGCCCGCGTGCGCGCGCTGTTGCGGCGCCAGCTCAAGGCCCGTGTGCCACAGGCGAGCGTCGCGTTCGGCGATGTCGAGCTCGACCTTTCGCGTCAGCAGGTCACCCGGGCGGGCGAGCCGGTGCACCTCACGCCGACCGAGTACCGCCTGCTTGTCGCGATGGTGGCAGGGCAGGGCCGCGTATTGACCCATCGCCACCTGCTGCGCGAGGTATGGGGGCAGGCCTACGCCGAGTCCGCCCACTACCTGCGCATCTACGTCGGCCATTTGCGCGCCAAGCTCGAAGACGACCCGGCGCGCCCGAAACACTTCATTACCGAAACAGGGGTCGGCTACCGCTTCGTCGTCTGA